A single Bacillus sp. HMF5848 DNA region contains:
- a CDS encoding D-alanyl-D-alanine carboxypeptidase family protein translates to MLLVTFACLLILTTFPLHTQASYSVSARSAVTIDQETGRILYEKDAHTPRRIASITKIMTAILAIESGQLEEMAIASRRAVYTEGSSIYLEQGQKLKLKDLVYGLMLRSGNDAAVAIAEHVGGSLEGFVFLMNQKATELGMVNTEFANPHGLDDHENHYSSAYDMAILTRYAMQNETYRKIAGTKIYRAETWNYAWKNKNRLLTEKYEYCNGGKTGYTKRAGRTLVSTASKDGHDLIAVTIDAPDDWNDHIRMYENSFHNFDLVLIQEKGTLKKIENDFYKDKLFVTRDFIYPLTEDEKSKVEISIELMDPATKGWKTAKDVPSIVGAFKITLDEESIGELPIYFDNGEVEKPSQSIFDYFKNLFALVLGVSYG, encoded by the coding sequence ATGCTGCTAGTCACTTTTGCTTGTTTATTAATACTTACAACATTTCCTCTACATACACAAGCTAGTTACAGTGTTAGCGCAAGAAGTGCTGTCACAATTGATCAAGAAACAGGGAGAATACTTTATGAAAAAGATGCTCATACCCCTAGACGGATTGCGAGTATAACAAAGATTATGACGGCCATTTTAGCGATTGAATCAGGTCAATTAGAAGAAATGGCAATAGCAAGTAGACGAGCAGTGTACACAGAAGGATCATCCATCTACCTTGAACAAGGACAAAAATTGAAGTTAAAGGATCTTGTATACGGTTTAATGCTTCGTTCTGGTAATGATGCAGCTGTTGCTATTGCGGAACATGTCGGTGGGAGCTTAGAAGGCTTTGTGTTTTTAATGAACCAGAAAGCAACTGAGCTTGGTATGGTTAACACTGAATTTGCTAATCCTCATGGGCTTGATGATCATGAAAATCACTATTCAAGTGCGTATGATATGGCCATTTTAACTCGATACGCAATGCAAAATGAAACATATCGAAAAATTGCAGGAACTAAAATATATCGAGCAGAAACGTGGAATTACGCATGGAAAAACAAAAATCGTTTATTAACCGAAAAGTATGAGTATTGTAACGGAGGCAAGACAGGTTATACGAAGCGAGCTGGGCGTACTTTAGTCTCTACAGCTTCAAAAGATGGCCATGATTTAATCGCAGTAACGATCGATGCGCCTGATGATTGGAATGATCACATTCGTATGTATGAAAACAGCTTCCATAATTTTGACCTTGTTCTTATTCAAGAGAAAGGGACGCTAAAAAAGATAGAAAATGATTTTTATAAAGACAAGCTTTTTGTAACAAGAGATTTTATTTATCCTTTAACAGAAGACGAGAAAAGCAAGGTTGAAATATCTATTGAGCTAATGGATCCGGCTACAAAAGGCTGGAAGACGGCAAAAGATGTACCTAGTATTGTTGGGGCATTTAAAATTACATTAGATGAAGAGTCGATTGGAGAATTACCAATATATTTTGATAATGGTGAAGTTGAAAAACCGTCTCAAAGCATTTTTGATTATTTTAAGAATTTGTTTGCGTTAGTGTTAGGTGTATCCTATGGTTAA
- a CDS encoding superoxide dismutase, with amino-acid sequence MDRQLTYEQYVKDVQSWVQQVEKAVTEDARSSTLSSIIQEISTLTNKSATQDTVRQLDVCVRQLQSAIENRSDRQRVPIGQHTLPPLPYNYNALEPYIDEEIMRLHHTKHHQSYVDGLNKAELKMQQSRKTGDYDLLKHWEREAAFHGSGHYLHTLFWDVMTPTGGGMPKGKLLKQIDMDFGSFDDFKAHFSKAAEQAEGVGWAILVWAPRAQRLEILQTEKQQLFTQWDTIPILPLDVWEHAYYLQYKTDRKSYVKNWWNLINWPFVEERFEEASKLRWQPY; translated from the coding sequence ATGGACAGACAGCTTACGTATGAACAATATGTAAAGGACGTTCAATCGTGGGTTCAACAGGTTGAAAAAGCAGTTACTGAGGATGCTAGAAGTAGTACACTATCCTCAATCATTCAAGAAATATCTACTTTAACGAACAAGTCCGCTACACAAGACACCGTTCGTCAGTTGGATGTGTGTGTTAGACAATTACAGAGTGCCATCGAAAATCGCTCAGATCGTCAGCGTGTTCCAATAGGTCAGCATACTTTGCCGCCTTTACCTTATAATTATAATGCTCTCGAACCGTATATTGATGAAGAAATTATGCGATTGCATCACACAAAGCATCATCAAAGCTATGTCGACGGTCTAAATAAAGCAGAACTGAAAATGCAACAATCTCGTAAAACAGGGGATTATGACTTATTAAAACATTGGGAGAGAGAAGCTGCTTTTCATGGTTCTGGGCACTACTTGCATACTCTTTTTTGGGATGTAATGACGCCTACAGGTGGTGGAATGCCGAAGGGGAAGTTACTCAAACAAATTGACATGGATTTTGGTAGCTTCGATGATTTTAAAGCTCATTTTTCTAAAGCTGCTGAACAGGCTGAAGGTGTAGGTTGGGCCATATTAGTTTGGGCTCCACGGGCACAGCGTCTTGAAATTTTACAAACAGAAAAGCAACAATTATTTACGCAATGGGATACTATTCCGATTCTACCCCTTGATGTCTGGGAACATGCTTATTACTTACAATATAAAACGGATCGCAAGTCTTATGTAAAGAACTGGTGGAATTTGATTAACTGGCCATTTGTTGAAGAACGCTTTGAGGAGGCTTCAAAATTACGTTGGCAGCCATACTAA